The proteins below come from a single Dinghuibacter silviterrae genomic window:
- a CDS encoding type IX secretion system plug protein, translating into MKAKLLLVLALAPFVRTLAQDDDGGTHVFKPNIRTVQLYAKGSQTTPPVLTLGGGDVLDLSFDDLDGDVKNYSYAFELRNEDWSPTSLNAMEYTRGFTGIQITSYKMSSLATTRYTHYHITLPDANYTPTKGGNYLLKVYQDGDPSNLAFQVRFLVVNNTMPVTAEVQPPFSSDTHANSQKVQFSVGLGNQQLTNPTQEIKVVIVQNWCWAMAKYDIRPTFIRNNSLEYNPEVDAVFPGGREWRWLDNRTFRFRGDRVARVEEGATTNHVYILPDPSRVDLPFIVYTDQNGAYTIVSGDSNNVNYQGDYGWVHFTYAPPGGMPYEGKDLYLYGALTNYDLGDSARLRWDPDRHVYTTAQFLKQGYYDYMYVTKNKDGNISLDETEGNFFETENNYLILVYYRPLGGRFDELVGLGRVNSLAQKNAQQTQ; encoded by the coding sequence TTGAAAGCAAAACTGTTGCTCGTCTTAGCCCTTGCCCCCTTTGTGCGGACACTTGCCCAGGATGACGATGGGGGCACGCACGTATTCAAACCGAATATCCGGACCGTTCAGCTTTACGCCAAAGGCAGCCAGACGACACCCCCCGTCCTTACGCTGGGGGGCGGAGACGTGCTCGACCTTTCGTTTGACGACCTTGATGGAGACGTGAAGAATTATTCCTACGCGTTTGAGCTCAGAAACGAAGACTGGAGCCCAACCAGCCTGAACGCGATGGAGTACACCCGGGGGTTCACGGGTATACAGATCACCTCATATAAGATGTCCAGCCTGGCCACGACCCGGTATACCCATTACCACATCACGCTGCCCGACGCCAACTACACCCCGACCAAGGGCGGGAACTACCTGCTGAAGGTGTACCAGGACGGGGACCCCTCCAACCTGGCCTTTCAGGTACGGTTCCTGGTGGTCAACAACACCATGCCTGTGACCGCTGAGGTACAGCCGCCTTTTTCCAGCGATACCCATGCCAACTCCCAAAAGGTCCAGTTTTCCGTGGGGCTTGGCAACCAGCAACTGACCAATCCCACCCAGGAGATCAAGGTGGTGATCGTCCAGAACTGGTGCTGGGCAATGGCCAAGTACGACATACGGCCCACTTTTATTCGTAACAATTCGCTCGAATACAACCCGGAAGTAGACGCCGTTTTCCCCGGCGGCAGGGAATGGCGCTGGCTCGACAACCGCACCTTCCGTTTCCGGGGAGACCGCGTTGCCAGGGTCGAGGAGGGCGCCACCACGAACCATGTGTATATCCTGCCCGATCCCAGCCGGGTCGATCTTCCCTTTATTGTATATACCGACCAGAACGGCGCCTATACGATCGTCTCCGGTGATTCCAACAACGTGAATTACCAGGGCGACTATGGCTGGGTGCATTTCACCTACGCTCCCCCCGGGGGCATGCCTTATGAGGGTAAGGACCTCTACCTCTACGGTGCCCTCACCAACTATGACCTCGGCGACAGCGCCCGTTTGCGCTGGGACCCCGACCGTCATGTCTATACCACCGCCCAGTTCCTCAAGCAGGGCTACTACGATTATATGTATGTCACCAAAAACAAAGACGGGAACATCAGCCTTGACGAGACCGAAGGGAATTTTTTCGAAACCGAAAACAACTACCTCATCCTCGTCTACTACCGTCCCCTTGGCGGGCGCTTTGACGAGCTGGTTGGATTGGGGCGCGTGAACTCGCTGGCGCAGAAGAATGCGCAGCAGACGCAATAA
- the fsa gene encoding fructose-6-phosphate aldolase, with product MKFFIDTANLDQIKEAHELGILDGVTTNPSLMAKEGVKGQEAVYKHYATICDIVKTGDVSAEVVSTTFNEIIEEGKKLAAIHPNIIVKVPMIKEGVKAIRWFTDNNIATNCTLVFSAGQAILAAKAGAKYVSPFIGRIDDSNWDGIELISQIAHIYQLQGFKTEILAASIRSSLHIVKCAEAGADVITSPLEPILGLLKHPLTDIGLAKFLEDAKKFV from the coding sequence ATGAAATTCTTTATCGACACAGCCAACCTCGACCAGATCAAAGAAGCACACGAACTGGGCATCCTCGACGGCGTGACGACCAATCCGTCGCTCATGGCGAAGGAAGGGGTAAAAGGCCAGGAAGCTGTTTACAAGCACTACGCCACGATTTGCGATATCGTCAAGACGGGCGATGTCAGCGCCGAAGTGGTTTCGACCACCTTTAACGAGATCATCGAAGAAGGGAAGAAGCTGGCCGCCATCCACCCCAACATTATCGTAAAAGTTCCCATGATCAAGGAAGGCGTAAAAGCCATCCGTTGGTTTACGGACAACAATATTGCCACCAACTGTACGCTGGTTTTCTCTGCAGGGCAGGCCATCCTGGCCGCCAAAGCGGGTGCCAAATACGTGTCGCCCTTTATCGGCCGTATCGACGACAGTAACTGGGACGGGATCGAGCTGATCAGCCAGATCGCCCACATCTACCAACTCCAGGGCTTTAAGACCGAGATCCTGGCGGCTTCCATCCGGAGCTCCCTGCACATCGTGAAGTGTGCTGAAGCCGGTGCGGACGTGATCACGTCGCCCCTTGAACCGATCCTGGGTCTGCTGAAGCACCCCCTGACGGACATCGGTCTGGCAAAATTCCTGGAAGATGCCAAGAAATTTGTATAA
- the hisG gene encoding ATP phosphoribosyltransferase, translated as MTKLRIGIQKSGRLHEDSMKLLKECGIDVSNGVNKLKTEASNFPLEVFFLRDDDIPQYVEDAVADIGIVGENVVYEKNKRITVVEKLGFGKCRLSVAVRKGDDYDGPAFLEGKRIATTYPVLVDRFLKEHGVSADIHEISGSVEIAPGIGLAEAICDLVSSGSTLFMNGLKEVHPILQSQAVLVRNNGLDQDRMDILHKLLFRIQAVKKARNNKYILLNAPNEQLEEIIRLLPGMKSPTVLPLAEAGWSSVHSVLSENEFWDIIEKLKAAGAQGILVVPIEKMIV; from the coding sequence ATGACAAAACTCAGAATCGGTATTCAAAAATCCGGGCGTTTGCACGAAGATTCGATGAAACTGCTCAAGGAATGCGGCATCGACGTTTCCAACGGGGTTAACAAACTCAAGACGGAAGCGAGCAATTTCCCGCTGGAGGTCTTCTTTTTGAGGGATGACGACATTCCCCAGTATGTGGAAGACGCGGTCGCGGACATTGGGATCGTGGGGGAGAATGTGGTGTATGAGAAAAACAAACGCATTACCGTCGTCGAAAAACTGGGCTTTGGAAAATGCCGGTTGTCGGTGGCGGTGCGTAAAGGGGACGACTATGACGGCCCCGCGTTCCTGGAGGGCAAACGCATTGCCACGACCTACCCCGTGCTGGTGGATCGTTTTCTAAAGGAACACGGCGTATCGGCGGACATCCATGAGATCAGCGGATCGGTGGAGATCGCGCCGGGGATCGGGCTGGCGGAGGCAATCTGCGACCTGGTGTCGAGCGGGAGTACGCTGTTTATGAACGGGCTGAAGGAGGTGCATCCGATCCTGCAATCGCAGGCAGTCCTGGTGCGCAACAACGGGCTGGACCAGGACCGCATGGACATCCTGCACAAGCTGCTGTTCCGTATACAGGCGGTTAAGAAGGCAAGGAACAACAAGTATATCCTGTTGAACGCGCCCAACGAACAACTGGAAGAAATCATCCGGTTGCTGCCGGGGATGAAAAGCCCGACGGTCCTTCCGCTGGCGGAGGCGGGCTGGAGCTCGGTACACAGCGTCCTGAGCGAAAACGAATTTTGGGACATCATCGAGAAGCTCAAGGCGGCCGGCGCCCAGGGCATCCTGGTGGTGCCGATCGAAAAAATGATCGTCTGA
- the hisD gene encoding histidinol dehydrogenase produces the protein MQIVYHPSRVEWEQVIRRPLADADTLQAKIRGVLDDVKTKGDSAVREYTERFDGANISRLRLTPEEIEAGAATVPQALKDAIDRARANIEAFHSIQREEPQVVETMPGVKCWRKSVGIEKVGLYIPGGTAPLFSTLLMLGIPARLAGCKEVVLCTPPDHHGNLHPAILYAAKAVGLTSIFRIGGVQAIAAMAYGTESVPRVYKIFGPGNQYVTGAKQMVQQEGLAIDMPAGPSEVCVLADATAHPAFVASDLLSQAEHGPDSQVLMVTTDETLAGKVMTEVQRQLQELPRKDVAERALAHSRIVVVTSMQEAMELVNEYAAEHLIIACANPGLLAEGVVNAGSVFLGAYSPESAGDYASGTNHTLPTNGYARAYSGVSLDSFVRKITYQELSPDGLRRLGPTVVDMAEAEGLRAHARAVQIRLNTLS, from the coding sequence ATGCAGATCGTATACCATCCTTCCCGGGTTGAATGGGAACAGGTGATCCGCCGCCCCTTGGCGGACGCGGACACGTTGCAGGCGAAGATCCGGGGCGTCCTGGACGACGTAAAAACAAAAGGGGACAGCGCGGTGCGGGAGTACACGGAGCGTTTTGACGGGGCGAACATCAGCCGCCTGAGGCTTACGCCGGAAGAGATCGAAGCCGGCGCCGCAACAGTGCCGCAGGCGCTGAAGGACGCCATCGACCGGGCGCGCGCCAACATCGAAGCCTTTCATAGTATACAGCGCGAGGAACCTCAGGTCGTGGAAACGATGCCGGGGGTAAAGTGCTGGCGCAAAAGCGTGGGCATTGAAAAAGTCGGTCTGTACATCCCCGGGGGAACGGCCCCGCTTTTCAGCACCTTGCTGATGCTGGGGATCCCCGCCCGCCTGGCGGGTTGTAAGGAGGTCGTGCTTTGTACCCCGCCCGATCATCATGGAAACCTCCACCCGGCGATCCTGTATGCGGCGAAGGCGGTGGGTCTTACGTCCATCTTCCGGATCGGCGGCGTACAGGCGATTGCGGCCATGGCCTATGGGACGGAAAGCGTCCCCAGGGTGTACAAGATATTCGGACCGGGGAACCAATACGTCACCGGCGCCAAACAAATGGTGCAACAGGAAGGCCTGGCCATCGACATGCCCGCGGGACCCAGCGAGGTGTGCGTGCTGGCGGACGCCACGGCCCACCCGGCCTTTGTGGCCTCCGACCTGCTCAGCCAGGCGGAACACGGGCCGGACAGCCAGGTCCTGATGGTCACGACGGATGAAACACTCGCCGGCAAGGTCATGACGGAGGTCCAGCGCCAGCTGCAGGAGCTGCCCCGGAAGGACGTCGCGGAAAGGGCCCTTGCGCACAGCCGGATCGTGGTGGTTACCAGTATGCAGGAAGCCATGGAGCTGGTCAATGAATATGCGGCGGAACACCTGATCATCGCCTGCGCCAACCCGGGGCTCCTGGCGGAAGGCGTGGTGAACGCGGGCTCCGTTTTCCTGGGGGCCTATTCACCCGAAAGCGCGGGGGACTACGCCAGCGGCACCAACCACACGCTCCCGACCAACGGCTATGCCCGGGCGTACAGCGGGGTAAGCCTGGATAGCTTTGTGCGCAAGATCACCTACCAGGAGCTGTCCCCGGATGGTCTCCGCCGGCTGGGCCCCACCGTGGTGGACATGGCCGAGGCAGAAGGGTTGCGGGCACACGCACGCGCGGTACAAATCAGATTAAACACATTGTCATGA
- the hisC gene encoding histidinol-phosphate transaminase: protein MTIDIEQLLRENIKKLVPYSSARDEFKGEASIFLDANENAFGSPLPSAYNRYPDPLQWKLKERIAEIKGVPAEHIFIGNGSDEVIDIVYRAFCNPGVDNVIICPPTYGMYEVSANINDIALRRVPLTPDFQLNLEALEEAVDGHTKLIFLCSPNNPTGNALRRGDIEVLLNNFKGIVVIDEAYINYSRHKSFIQELTEYPNLVVMQTLSKAWGLAALRVGMAFSSTVIVDVMNKIKPPYNVNQASQELALQALGNVDQVNAWIRETVRERETLAAALTALPLVLHVYPSDANFILVKTTDPRGIYQYLVDKGIIVRDRSRIELCEGCLRITIGTPEENRELLEALGVYAAVAH from the coding sequence ATGACGATCGATATAGAACAATTGCTGAGGGAAAACATCAAAAAACTGGTGCCCTACTCCTCCGCCCGTGATGAGTTCAAGGGCGAGGCCAGCATTTTTTTGGACGCCAACGAAAACGCCTTCGGCTCGCCCTTGCCGTCGGCGTATAACCGCTACCCCGACCCGTTGCAGTGGAAGCTGAAAGAACGGATCGCGGAGATCAAGGGCGTGCCCGCGGAGCACATCTTTATCGGAAACGGGAGCGACGAAGTGATCGACATCGTCTACCGGGCCTTTTGCAACCCGGGTGTGGACAACGTGATCATTTGCCCGCCCACCTACGGGATGTACGAGGTGAGCGCCAACATCAACGACATTGCCCTGCGCCGGGTGCCCCTGACACCGGACTTCCAACTTAACCTGGAGGCGCTGGAAGAGGCGGTGGACGGGCATACAAAACTTATTTTCCTTTGCTCCCCCAACAACCCCACGGGGAATGCGCTCCGCCGGGGCGACATCGAGGTGTTGCTGAACAATTTCAAGGGGATTGTCGTGATCGACGAGGCGTATATCAACTATTCCCGGCACAAAAGTTTTATCCAGGAGCTCACCGAGTACCCGAACCTCGTGGTCATGCAAACCCTGTCGAAGGCCTGGGGCCTGGCGGCCCTGCGGGTCGGCATGGCCTTCAGCTCCACCGTGATCGTGGACGTCATGAACAAGATCAAGCCTCCTTATAACGTCAACCAGGCCAGCCAGGAGCTTGCGCTACAGGCACTAGGGAATGTCGACCAGGTCAACGCCTGGATCCGGGAAACCGTCCGGGAGCGGGAAACACTGGCCGCGGCCCTGACGGCCCTGCCCCTTGTGCTTCATGTGTATCCGAGCGACGCCAACTTTATCCTGGTCAAGACCACCGACCCCCGGGGGATCTATCAATACCTGGTGGACAAAGGGATCATTGTCCGTGACCGGAGCCGGATCGAGCTTTGCGAGGGCTGTCTGCGGATCACCATCGGGACGCCGGAGGAGAACCGGGAGTTGTTGGAGGCGCTGGGGGTGTATGCCGCGGTCGCTCATTAA
- a CDS encoding c-type cytochrome — MKLLATIIAMLSLGLIAASPAEKAVAPAPGASTPAETAASPAQTTPLAAQLARGKKIYQVQCLTCHQVDGTGVMNMNPPLVKTTYVLGDKSALVKIVLEGMKTPLTIDDYEYHNVMPPHTTMNDQEIADVLTFVRHSFGNKAAAVTAADVKAVRVQDGVK; from the coding sequence ATGAAACTATTAGCCACCATCATCGCCATGCTCAGCCTGGGTCTAATCGCCGCGTCGCCGGCGGAAAAAGCCGTCGCACCCGCGCCGGGCGCATCCACGCCCGCGGAAACGGCCGCGTCGCCCGCGCAAACCACCCCGCTGGCCGCGCAACTCGCGCGCGGCAAAAAAATCTACCAGGTGCAGTGCCTGACCTGTCACCAGGTCGACGGCACGGGCGTCATGAACATGAACCCGCCCCTGGTGAAAACAACCTATGTACTGGGCGACAAAAGCGCCCTGGTCAAGATCGTCCTGGAAGGGATGAAGACACCGTTGACCATAGACGACTACGAATACCACAACGTCATGCCCCCGCATACCACGATGAACGACCAGGAGATTGCCGACGTGCTGACCTTTGTGCGGCACAGCTTTGGGAACAAGGCGGCGGCCGTCACCGCGGCGGACGTCAAGGCGGTGCGGGTGCAAGACGGCGTTAAATGA
- the hisB gene encoding bifunctional histidinol-phosphatase/imidazoleglycerol-phosphate dehydratase HisB: protein MKRVLFIDRDGTLINEAPPTYQIDSFAKLAFYPHMFEWMGRIAREFDYELVMVSNQDGLGTPGFPTSDFQPVQDFILETLKQEDIVFSAVHIDGTFAKDNAPTRKPNTGMLTKYMHNPAYDLAHSFVIGDRITDVQLAKNLGCKAIWLNNDPSLGAGEIGENATTLKDTIALESPHWENIYAFLKLGLRKVTHERNTAETKIAVSLNIDGSGKSDIHTGIGFFDHMLDQIARHGRLDLGIRVQGDLHVDEHHTIEDTGIALGEAFALALADKRGMERYGFALPMDDADARVLIDFGGRSWIVWDVEFKREKIGEMPTEMFFHFFKSFSDAARCNLNVVCRGDNEHHKIEAIFKALARAIRMAVKRDPLSNHLPSTKEML, encoded by the coding sequence ATGAAGCGCGTTTTATTTATAGACAGGGACGGCACGCTCATAAATGAGGCGCCCCCCACTTACCAGATCGACAGTTTTGCAAAGCTTGCCTTCTATCCGCACATGTTTGAGTGGATGGGACGGATCGCCCGGGAATTTGACTACGAGCTCGTCATGGTCTCCAACCAGGACGGGCTGGGAACGCCCGGCTTTCCCACGAGCGACTTCCAGCCGGTCCAGGATTTTATCCTGGAGACGCTGAAACAGGAAGACATCGTTTTCAGCGCCGTGCACATCGACGGGACATTTGCAAAGGACAATGCGCCGACGCGGAAGCCCAATACGGGGATGTTAACCAAGTATATGCACAACCCCGCATACGACCTGGCGCATTCCTTTGTGATCGGGGACCGCATTACCGATGTGCAACTGGCGAAGAACCTGGGTTGCAAGGCCATCTGGCTGAACAACGACCCCAGCCTCGGGGCGGGGGAGATCGGTGAAAACGCAACCACGTTAAAAGACACCATTGCCCTTGAAAGCCCGCACTGGGAAAACATCTATGCTTTCCTAAAGCTGGGGCTACGCAAGGTTACCCACGAACGGAACACGGCGGAGACCAAAATCGCCGTCAGCCTCAACATCGACGGCAGCGGCAAGTCGGACATCCACACGGGCATCGGTTTTTTTGACCATATGCTGGACCAGATCGCCCGTCACGGGCGGCTGGACCTGGGGATAAGGGTGCAGGGCGACCTGCACGTCGACGAGCACCACACCATCGAGGATACGGGGATCGCGCTGGGGGAAGCCTTTGCGCTGGCGCTGGCGGACAAAAGGGGGATGGAGCGGTATGGCTTTGCCCTGCCGATGGACGACGCGGATGCACGGGTGCTGATCGACTTTGGCGGCAGGAGCTGGATCGTATGGGACGTGGAATTCAAGCGGGAAAAGATCGGGGAGATGCCCACGGAAATGTTTTTCCATTTCTTCAAATCGTTCTCGGATGCGGCCCGGTGCAACCTGAACGTGGTGTGTCGCGGAGACAACGAGCACCACAAGATCGAGGCGATTTTTAAGGCGCTGGCGCGGGCGATCAGGATGGCGGTGAAGAGAGACCCACTGAGCAACCACCTCCCGTCCACAAAGGAGATGCTATAA
- a CDS encoding anthranilate synthase component I family protein — protein sequence MSKITITTTYKKMLSDVFTPVGIYLRLRDRFRDTVLLESTDFHAGQNSYSLIGINAMAGIEISSLERIETKVPKEEAETQTLQKGDSVPDLLWHFMQRFEVNAVQDRAAALAQGLFGYTTFDAEQFFEPVVFKRSEGIPLMRYRLYQYVIVINHYKEELYLCENVVKGMESEAAAVESLIRSKDVPVYPFRTNGAETSNMEDETYRDMVRKGIKSCYRGDVFQVVLSRRFERSFIGDEFNVYRALRSINPSPYLFFFDYGDYRLMGSSPESQLIVRNHKAIIHPIAGTFRRTGDDVIDKEAAERLLQDPKENAEHVMLVDLARNDLSRSCTEVEVSEYRQVQYYSHVIHLVSEVTGKVPAEANPFRLLATTFPAGTLSGAPKFKAMQLIDAYEPTPRGYYGGAIGFVGFDGGMNHAIMIRTFLSKDNHLYYQAGAGIVAASDPESELQEVNNKLNALKKALELAEQL from the coding sequence ATGAGCAAGATCACGATTACGACCACGTACAAAAAAATGCTATCCGACGTCTTCACCCCCGTCGGAATCTACCTCCGGCTGCGGGACCGTTTCCGGGACACGGTGCTCCTGGAGAGCACGGACTTTCACGCGGGGCAGAACAGCTACTCCCTGATTGGCATCAATGCGATGGCGGGCATCGAAATATCGAGCCTGGAACGGATAGAGACCAAGGTGCCAAAGGAGGAAGCGGAAACCCAGACACTTCAAAAAGGGGACTCGGTTCCGGACCTGCTCTGGCATTTCATGCAGCGGTTCGAGGTGAACGCCGTCCAGGACCGGGCCGCGGCCCTGGCCCAGGGGTTGTTCGGGTACACCACCTTTGACGCCGAGCAGTTTTTTGAGCCGGTCGTGTTCAAACGCTCGGAGGGTATTCCGTTGATGCGTTACCGGTTGTACCAGTATGTCATCGTGATCAACCACTATAAGGAGGAGCTGTACCTCTGCGAAAACGTCGTCAAGGGTATGGAAAGCGAGGCGGCGGCGGTGGAATCGCTGATCCGGTCCAAGGACGTGCCCGTCTACCCCTTCCGGACAAATGGCGCAGAAACCTCGAACATGGAAGACGAAACCTACCGGGACATGGTCCGCAAGGGGATCAAAAGCTGTTACCGGGGGGATGTGTTCCAGGTGGTCCTCAGCCGTCGGTTCGAGCGGTCTTTTATCGGCGACGAGTTTAACGTCTACCGCGCGCTCCGGAGCATCAATCCTTCACCCTACCTTTTTTTCTTTGACTATGGAGACTACCGGTTGATGGGGTCCAGCCCCGAGAGCCAGCTCATCGTGCGCAACCACAAGGCCATCATCCATCCGATCGCAGGGACCTTCCGCAGGACCGGCGACGACGTCATCGACAAGGAAGCGGCCGAACGCCTGCTCCAGGATCCGAAGGAAAATGCCGAGCACGTCATGCTGGTGGACCTGGCCCGCAACGACCTGAGCCGTTCGTGTACCGAAGTGGAGGTCTCCGAATACCGGCAGGTGCAGTATTATTCACACGTCATACACCTGGTGAGCGAGGTGACGGGCAAGGTCCCGGCGGAGGCCAACCCTTTCCGGCTGCTGGCGACGACCTTCCCGGCGGGCACCCTGAGCGGCGCGCCCAAGTTCAAGGCCATGCAGCTCATCGACGCCTACGAGCCCACCCCCCGGGGATACTATGGGGGAGCGATAGGGTTTGTCGGTTTTGACGGGGGCATGAACCACGCCATCATGATCCGGACCTTCCTGAGCAAAGACAACCACCTCTACTACCAGGCAGGGGCGGGGATCGTGGCGGCCTCCGACCCGGAGAGCGAATTGCAGGAAGTGAACAATAAATTAAACGCACTAAAAAAGGCGCTGGAGCTGGCCGAGCAGCTGTAA
- a CDS encoding anthranilate synthase component II: protein MTRILVFDNYDSFTYNLVHLVEKILHQKVEVYRNDQIPLEDVKAYDKIILSPGPGIPTEAGLLLPLIKEYAPTKSILGVCLGHQAIGEAFGATLVNLSQVYHGVATPIQVTGAAIFKGLPKRLEVGRYHSWVVGEDGFPEDLEVTARDGHDMIMALQHKRFDVTGVQFHPESVLTPLGENILKNWLKL from the coding sequence ATGACACGCATACTTGTTTTTGACAACTACGACTCCTTCACGTACAACCTGGTCCACCTGGTGGAGAAAATCCTCCACCAAAAAGTGGAGGTGTATCGCAACGATCAAATCCCCCTGGAAGACGTAAAAGCTTATGACAAGATCATCCTGTCCCCGGGTCCGGGCATACCCACCGAAGCAGGTTTGCTGCTGCCGCTGATCAAGGAATACGCGCCCACGAAGTCCATCCTCGGCGTGTGTCTGGGACACCAGGCGATCGGCGAAGCATTTGGCGCCACGCTGGTCAACCTGAGCCAGGTGTATCATGGGGTGGCGACGCCCATTCAAGTGACCGGGGCAGCTATCTTCAAGGGTTTACCAAAAAGACTGGAAGTCGGACGTTACCACAGTTGGGTCGTCGGGGAAGACGGATTTCCGGAGGACCTGGAGGTCACCGCCCGGGACGGGCACGACATGATCATGGCGCTGCAACACAAACGCTTTGACGTGACGGGTGTGCAGTTTCACCCCGAAAGCGTCCTGACGCCGCTGGGCGAAAACATCCTCAAAAACTGGTTGAAACTATGA
- the trpD gene encoding anthranilate phosphoribosyltransferase encodes MKKILQYLFEHKTLTREQAKETLVQISKGTYSEYEVTAFITVYLMRSITIEELQGFRDALLELCVRIDMNGYDVIDIVGTGGDGKNTFNISTLSCFVVAGTGQKVAKHGNYGASTISGASNVMEQLGYKFKNDAAALQKEVEQSNICFLHAPQFHPALKAVGAIRRNLGVRTFFNMLGPLVNPCFPPFQLIGVYSLEMARVYNYLLQQGNQAFTIIHGLDGYDEISLTGDTKVIRNAGEKIYSAEQLGKRSVLPSDLYGGNTVEEAAKLFLHILKGEGSWAQHAVVVANAAMALFCTGRHGDYTACYDAALESLESGKAYQALEKLISLQA; translated from the coding sequence ATGAAGAAGATTTTGCAATACCTGTTCGAGCACAAAACGCTCACCCGCGAGCAGGCGAAGGAAACGCTGGTGCAGATCTCCAAGGGAACGTACAGCGAATATGAGGTGACGGCCTTTATCACGGTCTACCTCATGCGAAGCATCACCATCGAGGAGCTCCAGGGGTTCCGCGATGCCTTGCTGGAACTTTGTGTGCGCATCGATATGAACGGGTATGACGTCATCGACATCGTAGGGACCGGTGGGGACGGAAAAAATACGTTTAATATATCCACCCTGTCTTGTTTTGTCGTGGCAGGGACGGGGCAAAAGGTGGCGAAACACGGAAACTACGGGGCTTCCACCATCAGCGGTGCGTCCAACGTAATGGAGCAACTGGGGTATAAGTTCAAAAATGACGCGGCAGCGCTGCAAAAAGAAGTCGAGCAAAGCAACATCTGCTTCCTCCACGCCCCGCAATTCCACCCGGCGCTCAAGGCCGTGGGTGCCATCCGCCGCAACTTAGGCGTGCGGACTTTTTTCAACATGCTGGGCCCTTTGGTCAACCCCTGTTTCCCGCCTTTCCAACTGATCGGCGTGTACAGCCTGGAGATGGCCAGGGTCTACAACTACCTGCTCCAGCAGGGCAACCAGGCCTTTACCATCATCCATGGGCTCGACGGGTACGACGAGATTTCGCTGACGGGGGATACCAAGGTCATCCGTAATGCAGGGGAAAAAATATATTCCGCCGAACAATTGGGCAAACGCTCGGTGCTCCCCTCGGACCTGTACGGGGGGAATACGGTCGAGGAAGCCGCCAAGCTGTTCCTGCACATCCTGAAAGGAGAAGGGTCGTGGGCCCAACACGCCGTCGTAGTGGCCAACGCCGCCATGGCCCTCTTTTGCACGGGCCGGCACGGGGACTATACGGCTTGTTACGACGCGGCCCTGGAAAGCCTGGAGAGCGGAAAGGCCTACCAGGCACTTGAAAAACTCATATCCCTGCAAGCATGA
- the trpC gene encoding indole-3-glycerol phosphate synthase TrpC gives MTILDTIVAHKATEVEAAKKAVSEQTLQNSPLFGQTTYSLKKFLADPTRTGIIAEFKRRSPSKGVFLEGADVAAITTAYTEAGASGLSILTDEKFFGGSKQDLAEARKNAIPILRKDFMIDEYQVLEAKAMGADVILLIAACLTPARVKTLGALAKSLGLEVLLELHTEEELGHVCAEVDLVGINNRDLKTFQVDIARSLALADRLPAELPRIAESGISNPATIQEMRAHGFTGFLIGETFMKDKDPGAAFRNFVQQLNPHAH, from the coding sequence ATGACCATCCTGGATACCATCGTTGCGCACAAAGCAACAGAAGTGGAAGCGGCGAAAAAGGCGGTGTCCGAACAGACGCTGCAAAACTCGCCGTTGTTCGGACAGACGACCTATTCGTTGAAGAAATTCCTGGCCGATCCTACCCGCACAGGGATCATCGCCGAGTTCAAACGCCGGTCGCCGTCCAAAGGGGTCTTCCTGGAAGGCGCGGATGTAGCAGCCATTACGACGGCGTATACAGAAGCGGGGGCTTCGGGTCTTTCGATACTGACAGACGAGAAGTTTTTTGGCGGGAGCAAACAAGACCTTGCCGAGGCTCGAAAAAACGCCATCCCCATCTTACGCAAGGACTTTATGATCGATGAATACCAGGTGCTGGAAGCAAAGGCCATGGGCGCGGACGTGATCCTGCTCATCGCGGCCTGTCTGACACCCGCACGGGTGAAGACGCTGGGTGCGCTGGCGAAATCGCTGGGTTTGGAAGTGCTGCTGGAGCTGCATACGGAAGAGGAGTTGGGACATGTGTGTGCGGAGGTCGACCTGGTGGGGATCAATAACCGGGACCTGAAGACCTTCCAGGTGGACATCGCGCGTTCGCTGGCGCTGGCGGACCGGCTGCCCGCGGAGCTGCCCAGGATCGCGGAAAGCGGGATCAGTAATCCCGCTACCATACAGGAGATGCGGGCCCATGGTTTTACAGGGTTCCTGATCGGCGAGACGTTTATGAAGGACAAAGACCCGGGAGCGGCATTCCGTAATTTTGTGCAACAACTTAACCCCCATGCGCATTAA